From the genome of Candidatus Electrothrix communis, one region includes:
- a CDS encoding pentapeptide repeat-containing protein, translating into MKKTAFFFSLFLLAQCISVHSATAFSQDDVEKLIATKLCKKCDLSGVRLERVDLQGAELQGANLKDAHIFQVGAQNADFSFANLTNVSIVQSDFKQALFNESRLDDIYIFQSYLQGADFRSASLKKSSLAQSDFSFSDFSGADLSRAHLSAVDFSDTRLLKADLKRSSIEHSNFVHANMEGCSLEEAKMQAVDLNKAILKRSNLKRAEFTAVSFLETEVVSSPKSRVAK; encoded by the coding sequence ATGAAAAAGACAGCCTTTTTTTTCAGCCTTTTTCTTTTGGCTCAATGTATATCGGTCCACTCCGCTACTGCGTTCAGCCAGGATGATGTTGAAAAGTTGATAGCGACAAAGCTGTGCAAAAAATGCGATCTGTCCGGCGTAAGATTAGAAAGAGTAGATCTGCAAGGAGCCGAATTGCAAGGAGCAAATTTGAAGGATGCTCATATTTTTCAGGTGGGGGCACAGAATGCGGATTTTAGCTTTGCAAATTTAACGAATGTTTCAATTGTCCAATCAGATTTTAAGCAAGCTTTGTTCAATGAATCCCGTCTGGATGATATTTATATTTTTCAATCTTATTTACAGGGTGCTGATTTTCGCAGCGCATCTCTGAAAAAGTCCTCTCTTGCACAATCAGATTTTTCTTTTTCGGATTTCTCCGGTGCAGATCTTTCTCGTGCCCATCTTTCTGCAGTTGATTTCTCGGATACGAGATTGTTAAAAGCTGATTTAAAAAGGTCGTCTATTGAACACTCGAATTTTGTTCATGCAAATATGGAAGGATGTAGTTTAGAAGAGGCGAAAATGCAGGCTGTTGATCTTAATAAAGCGATTTTAAAACGTTCCAATCTAAAAAGAGCAGAATTTACGGCTGTAAGTTTTTTAGAGACTGAAGTGGTATCCTCTCCAAAATCCAGGGTAGCTAAATAA
- a CDS encoding acyltransferase family protein produces MNEKSRKIYIDYLRAAATVAVIFIHSTSGWYGQVENIDAVSWWVANIFNAAARFSVPVFVMASGAVLLGKTITIGDFYRKRAIRLLPPIIFWSALYTLFRIYKGMDKESLMHFLTIGIWSEGSAYFHLWYLSMFFCLMLFVPYINNVVTGKKTTRKEFTVFILLASIFFLLNTVSDLAREISNIYMYWHLLFQWYIVYFIGGYFLDKYGKSFSFGKRALVFVIVILVAVGSLGNFLIVERFHIIKDYLFLNDKGIVSLLLSFSVFLFFRRYTPDFCPAQIAAVSKNSFGIYLVHPLILDLLSSVFYKFSLPGYAHILLISPLTFIISYFFITIIRKNGYLRSIC; encoded by the coding sequence ATGAACGAAAAATCAAGAAAGATATATATAGACTACTTGAGAGCAGCTGCAACAGTAGCCGTCATATTCATTCATTCGACTTCGGGATGGTACGGTCAAGTCGAAAATATTGATGCTGTGAGCTGGTGGGTAGCCAATATTTTTAATGCAGCAGCCCGTTTTTCAGTTCCTGTATTTGTTATGGCTTCTGGAGCAGTATTACTTGGAAAAACGATAACTATAGGTGACTTCTACCGCAAACGTGCGATCAGATTGCTTCCTCCGATTATTTTTTGGTCCGCTCTTTATACTCTTTTCAGAATATATAAGGGAATGGATAAGGAGTCGCTCATGCATTTTCTGACCATAGGTATCTGGTCTGAAGGAAGTGCATATTTCCATCTCTGGTATTTATCAATGTTTTTTTGCCTGATGCTGTTCGTTCCCTATATCAATAATGTTGTAACCGGTAAAAAAACGACCAGGAAAGAATTTACAGTTTTTATTCTCCTTGCATCAATATTTTTCCTGTTAAATACAGTGTCCGATCTTGCGAGAGAAATAAGCAATATTTACATGTACTGGCATCTCCTTTTTCAATGGTATATTGTTTATTTTATAGGAGGTTATTTCTTAGATAAATACGGTAAATCTTTCTCGTTCGGCAAGAGAGCGCTTGTTTTCGTAATCGTTATCCTTGTAGCTGTTGGATCTTTAGGGAATTTTTTAATTGTTGAGCGTTTTCATATTATAAAAGACTACCTTTTTCTTAACGATAAAGGAATTGTATCGTTACTTCTGTCTTTTTCAGTATTTCTTTTTTTTAGAAGATATACACCAGATTTTTGCCCTGCTCAGATAGCAGCGGTTTCGAAGAATTCTTTTGGGATATATCTTGTTCATCCTCTGATTTTGGATTTGCTGTCTTCGGTCTTTTATAAATTTTCTTTACCCGGCTACGCGCATATTCTGTTAATCTCACCGCTGACTTTTATTATTTCTTATTTTTTTATTACTATCATACGAAAAAACGGGTACCTTCGCAGTATTTGTTGA
- a CDS encoding DUF3131 domain-containing protein — MKKNIKIVMHSKYFLLVFLVFLSLFSCTNKPFLPVDLPDSDSKKNEKNAGSLSASSNPHGVRERIPSPLTDEELEMAKIAWKFFEQNTQDNGLCNAVDQYPSTTMWDTASYIGGLVSAYELGVIKKQEFNMRMTKLLGMLNRLEFFNNELPNKVYHTQSGIKVNYSNEEGEVGYSAVDMGRMLIWFKIVKERYPIHAAAIDNFVLKWDFSNVVNKNGTLYSAMFLNGEIRYLQEGRLGYEEYAAKGFQLWGFDTERASKLEPYQTIPIYGIDIPYDSRDPRELVAHNYVVTESYVLDAIELGWDLPSDRTSPEDVYTDQAMANFGRRIFAVQEARYQDTGILTARTEHQLDQAPYFVYDTIYSDGYPWNTIDAGSNHAPKYAALALKGAFGIWAVWDMPYSQTLIDAVGHLYDSEKGFYEGIYENGSGQIDIFTANNNGIILECLLYKARGKILRFGQPHPSRWDKVMKECPSGAQDLAQCMRSRKK; from the coding sequence ATGAAAAAAAATATCAAAATAGTAATGCATAGTAAATATTTTCTGTTGGTTTTCTTGGTTTTCCTGTCTCTTTTCTCCTGCACAAATAAGCCGTTTCTCCCTGTGGATCTCCCTGATTCCGATTCGAAGAAAAACGAAAAAAATGCAGGAAGCCTGTCTGCGTCATCCAACCCGCATGGCGTTCGCGAACGTATACCCTCCCCATTAACCGATGAAGAGCTTGAGATGGCAAAAATTGCTTGGAAATTTTTCGAGCAGAATACTCAGGACAATGGATTATGCAATGCTGTGGATCAGTATCCTTCCACCACCATGTGGGACACAGCGTCTTATATAGGAGGGCTTGTTTCTGCCTATGAGCTGGGGGTTATAAAGAAGCAGGAATTCAACATGCGTATGACTAAATTGTTAGGAATGCTCAACCGCCTGGAATTTTTTAATAATGAGCTTCCTAATAAAGTCTATCATACCCAGAGCGGTATTAAAGTTAATTATAGCAATGAAGAGGGCGAAGTAGGATATTCAGCCGTCGACATGGGGCGGATGCTGATTTGGTTCAAAATTGTTAAAGAACGTTACCCTATCCATGCGGCAGCTATTGATAATTTTGTGTTAAAGTGGGATTTTTCCAATGTAGTTAACAAAAATGGTACGTTATATTCAGCGATGTTTTTGAATGGTGAAATCAGGTATCTTCAGGAGGGCCGTCTCGGTTATGAGGAATATGCGGCAAAAGGGTTTCAGCTTTGGGGGTTTGATACAGAGCGAGCTTCAAAGTTAGAGCCGTATCAGACAATTCCTATATATGGTATAGATATTCCTTATGACAGTCGTGATCCACGTGAGCTTGTGGCTCATAATTATGTGGTTACAGAAAGTTATGTCCTTGATGCCATAGAGTTGGGATGGGACCTGCCGTCTGATCGTACCAGTCCTGAGGATGTGTACACTGACCAGGCAATGGCGAATTTTGGACGAAGGATTTTTGCGGTACAGGAGGCTCGATATCAGGATACCGGTATCCTGACCGCCCGTACCGAACATCAGCTGGATCAGGCTCCTTATTTTGTTTACGATACCATCTATAGCGACGGATATCCTTGGAATACTATTGATGCCGGGAGTAATCATGCACCAAAATACGCCGCCTTGGCTCTCAAGGGTGCATTCGGCATCTGGGCTGTTTGGGACATGCCGTATTCACAGACATTGATTGACGCTGTCGGACATCTGTATGATTCGGAAAAAGGTTTTTACGAAGGAATATACGAAAATGGCTCAGGTCAGATTGATATTTTTACGGCCAATAACAACGGTATTATTTTGGAATGCCTCCTCTATAAAGCGCGGGGTAAAATATTGCGTTTCGGTCAGCCGCATCCTTCGCGCTGGGACAAAGTTATGAAGGAATGTCCGTCTGGGGCCCAAGATCTCGCTCAATGTATGCGTAGCAGGAAAAAATGA
- a CDS encoding DUF3131 domain-containing protein, whose translation MSIPMKKGLLRARSHLAMIIGLLLASALVITLELWDTDFVEDKIAESNFHSDIKMPQPGPLTDREHEWAKTAWRYFENNYQPDTGLVNSVQDYPATTMWDTASYLMALVSAYRLEIISHHIFDTRLSYALVSLGRLELFEDKLPNKSYNTKTLAMSDYDNTPSPHGIGWSAIDLARLVVPLHMIIRQYPEYTVEVNKILQRWQWTALLKNGQMIGARVKNGRTEYVQEGRLGYEQYAARALALLGLDVSVAGDTEAYLHFYRQYGIDVPTDRRGPKKFGALNYVVSESYILDGLEFGGGRVTGEFAWRIYRVQEERYRRTGTLTAVSEDHIDRPPYFVYNTVFVNGEFWKAVTDNGKDAEEFKTLSAKAVFGWQALYRTEYTGTLLDNIKKLGDPKLGWYAGIYEKSGKVNAVLTANTNGVILESLAAMQFGGLLHLPGVKQ comes from the coding sequence ATGAGCATCCCTATGAAGAAAGGATTACTTCGCGCCCGCAGTCATCTCGCTATGATTATCGGTCTGCTGCTTGCCTCAGCCTTGGTAATAACGCTTGAATTATGGGACACGGATTTCGTTGAAGATAAAATAGCTGAGTCAAATTTTCATAGTGATATCAAAATGCCGCAGCCTGGCCCGTTGACCGATAGAGAACACGAGTGGGCAAAAACTGCTTGGAGGTATTTTGAAAATAATTATCAGCCGGATACCGGTCTGGTGAACTCTGTGCAGGACTATCCCGCAACAACAATGTGGGATACTGCTTCGTATCTGATGGCTCTGGTCAGTGCCTATCGTCTTGAAATTATTTCTCATCATATTTTTGATACTCGGCTGTCATACGCCTTGGTCAGTCTTGGCAGGTTGGAGTTGTTTGAAGATAAGCTCCCGAATAAGTCCTATAACACCAAAACGTTGGCCATGAGCGATTATGACAACACGCCCAGTCCGCATGGCATAGGCTGGTCAGCTATTGACTTGGCCCGATTGGTGGTTCCGTTGCATATGATCATCCGACAGTATCCCGAATACACTGTGGAAGTAAACAAAATTTTACAGCGGTGGCAGTGGACGGCCCTGCTGAAAAATGGGCAGATGATCGGCGCACGGGTCAAAAACGGTCGGACAGAGTATGTGCAGGAGGGGCGTTTGGGGTATGAACAGTATGCTGCACGGGCTCTGGCGCTGCTGGGGCTGGATGTCAGTGTTGCCGGGGATACCGAAGCTTACCTGCATTTTTATCGTCAATATGGTATTGACGTACCTACCGACAGGCGTGGTCCAAAAAAATTCGGCGCGCTTAACTATGTTGTCAGCGAATCGTATATTCTTGACGGATTGGAATTCGGTGGAGGTAGAGTGACGGGAGAATTTGCCTGGCGGATTTATCGTGTGCAGGAAGAGCGTTACAGGAGGACCGGTACTCTCACCGCCGTCAGCGAGGACCATATCGACCGCCCCCCTTATTTTGTATATAATACAGTTTTTGTTAATGGTGAGTTTTGGAAGGCTGTCACAGATAATGGAAAAGATGCTGAGGAGTTCAAAACCCTCAGTGCCAAAGCCGTGTTTGGCTGGCAGGCTCTGTATCGAACTGAATACACCGGCACTCTACTGGATAATATCAAAAAACTGGGTGACCCGAAACTTGGCTGGTACGCCGGTATTTATGAAAAAAGCGGTAAGGTAAATGCGGTTCTGACCGCAAATACTAATGGGGTCATTTTGGAAAGTCTGGCAGCAATGCAATTCGGCGGACTGCTTCATCTGCCGGGTGTGAAACAATGA
- a CDS encoding glycosyltransferase: protein MNIAVGAWYISWRWCCSIDYSGSGIWYSLWWFSLPLAAAETCAYLGLILFTFNLWKVKDTPRRRPPRSIRECVADPDAHPDRPLQVDVFFPTVNEDPELVRLSVRDAKKVTYPSPINIKFYILDDGRRSSMKQIAEEEKVGYIVRDENVGFKAGNLAHAMERTSGDFIVICDADTRMFPTMIDHTLGYFRDPDVAWVQTPQWFYDIPEGRPLAVVWKNIFGRPGCLLAKGIERLVGPIRIGCDPLTNDPKMFYDVILRRRNWVNASFCCGAGSVHRRDAVMEAALKNYTETITNTLQKSQKLERKMNRTIRRFFAKQNIQQDIAGEYAQRLDFARSIPFTPYKFHVSEDIYTSIILHSDPERRWKSVQHPEVESKMLSPQDLRSWMVQRFKYAGGTLDIMLRDRMLFRQGLSLPQRLMYGATLWSYLGGIWNLFFLLGPIIYLFSGISPVSAYTPEFFKHILPFLLLTELAFMTGTWGVNGFPGKASYLAFFSVNIRALFTVLKGEQIKFPVTPKERQEGCFFYLVLPQFTVSLLTLLGIIYAWAMLLSGTGPHTSGGVIINTFWGGYNIIALSTLVRAAFWKPQT, encoded by the coding sequence ATGAATATTGCCGTCGGAGCGTGGTATATCAGTTGGCGCTGGTGCTGTTCGATAGACTACTCCGGCAGCGGGATCTGGTATTCTCTGTGGTGGTTTTCTCTGCCATTGGCAGCAGCAGAAACCTGTGCCTATCTCGGTTTGATTCTGTTCACCTTCAATCTGTGGAAGGTGAAAGACACTCCGCGCCGCCGACCGCCTCGTTCAATTCGAGAGTGCGTTGCCGACCCGGATGCCCATCCCGATCGCCCTCTTCAGGTTGATGTGTTTTTTCCTACAGTCAATGAAGACCCTGAATTGGTTCGGCTGAGTGTACGGGATGCAAAAAAGGTCACCTATCCTTCTCCCATCAATATTAAATTTTATATTCTTGATGACGGTCGACGCTCCTCCATGAAACAGATAGCTGAGGAGGAAAAGGTCGGCTACATCGTTCGGGATGAAAATGTTGGATTCAAGGCGGGAAACTTGGCCCATGCTATGGAAAGAACAAGCGGTGATTTTATCGTTATCTGCGATGCCGATACACGTATGTTCCCGACAATGATTGACCATACACTCGGCTATTTTCGCGACCCTGATGTTGCCTGGGTGCAAACCCCGCAATGGTTTTATGACATTCCTGAGGGGCGCCCTCTGGCGGTGGTCTGGAAGAATATTTTTGGGCGACCGGGTTGTCTGTTGGCAAAGGGGATTGAACGGCTGGTCGGGCCGATACGGATCGGCTGTGATCCCTTGACGAACGATCCTAAGATGTTTTATGATGTTATTTTGCGGCGACGAAACTGGGTCAATGCCTCTTTCTGTTGCGGTGCGGGGTCTGTTCATCGCCGTGATGCGGTCATGGAGGCGGCTTTGAAAAATTATACCGAAACAATCACCAACACTCTGCAGAAAAGCCAAAAACTGGAGAGGAAAATGAATCGTACTATCAGGCGTTTTTTTGCCAAGCAAAATATACAACAGGATATCGCGGGCGAGTACGCTCAGCGCCTTGATTTTGCAAGAAGTATTCCCTTTACTCCGTATAAGTTTCATGTTTCGGAAGATATCTACACTTCCATTATTCTTCATAGTGATCCAGAGCGTCGTTGGAAATCCGTGCAGCATCCTGAGGTGGAAAGTAAGATGTTGTCACCGCAGGATTTACGCAGCTGGATGGTCCAACGTTTTAAGTATGCTGGCGGTACGCTCGACATCATGTTGCGTGACCGAATGCTCTTTCGACAGGGACTTTCCTTGCCTCAGCGTCTGATGTACGGTGCCACCCTCTGGTCCTATCTCGGAGGGATCTGGAATTTGTTTTTTCTTTTGGGGCCGATTATTTATCTGTTCAGCGGTATTTCACCTGTTTCCGCCTATACCCCGGAATTTTTCAAGCATATTTTACCCTTTTTGTTGCTCACGGAGCTGGCTTTTATGACAGGAACTTGGGGAGTCAACGGCTTTCCCGGCAAAGCGTCATACCTGGCCTTTTTTTCCGTCAATATCCGTGCTCTGTTCACAGTGCTTAAAGGTGAACAGATTAAATTTCCGGTGACGCCCAAAGAGCGACAGGAAGGATGTTTTTTCTATCTAGTGTTGCCCCAGTTCACGGTTTCTCTACTGACGCTGCTCGGTATCATTTATGCATGGGCAATGCTTCTCAGCGGTACAGGCCCCCATACCTCCGGCGGTGTGATTATAAATACCTTCTGGGGCGGATATAACATCATAGCCCTCAGTACTTTGGTTCGGGCTGCTTTCTGGAAACCGCAGACATGA
- a CDS encoding transposase translates to MNADSLKTLQQLHIDFDSLPDNGVQDKIMLLINIVEQLAQENQELKETVKLLKDENNRLKGEQGCPIIRPKTQSGDISSESDRKKKKTTKQPKRKKRNLVIHEKKSCPVDKEKLPADAVPKGHDTVVVQDIIIEVKNTAFKREVYYSASENRRIIGALPIEYQGGFGPGIRTLVLCLYNDSNMSQPKIHSLLQTVGVEISPATISRIITDDVTCFHDEKSEIVSAGLQATNYQNADDTSARVNGANFYNHVLCSPYYTAYFTRAKKNRLTLLEIFSEGELTFQLNSQTIELLSDFNLSEKQRQRLTPFLSERIMERSEMDALLSRLFPDPGKQKTNRQRILEACAVTAFRHQGRPFPILICDDAPQFKGITEHLGLCWVHEGRHYKKLQPFMENNREKLAKVLSDFWDYYHCLRSYKEAPSKAEAERLSEQFDTLFLQTTGYDQLDDRLRKTWAKKDNLLLVLQYPHIPLHNNSAELGARVQARKRDVSFQTKNEKGTQAKDTMMTVVETAKKMSVNVFEYIHDRISKKYEMPSLASIISSQSQHTASDPA, encoded by the coding sequence ATGAATGCAGATAGTCTGAAAACCTTACAACAGCTTCATATTGATTTTGACTCACTGCCCGACAATGGGGTGCAGGATAAAATCATGCTGTTGATAAACATCGTTGAGCAGTTAGCCCAGGAGAACCAAGAACTCAAGGAAACTGTCAAATTGCTCAAAGACGAGAACAACCGTCTCAAAGGAGAGCAGGGGTGTCCGATAATTCGACCCAAAACACAATCTGGTGATATTTCATCGGAGTCGGACCGTAAAAAGAAAAAAACAACAAAGCAACCCAAACGGAAAAAACGCAATCTTGTTATCCATGAGAAAAAAAGCTGCCCAGTGGATAAGGAAAAATTACCCGCTGATGCTGTACCAAAAGGACACGATACCGTTGTTGTTCAGGATATTATTATAGAGGTGAAAAACACCGCCTTTAAGCGGGAAGTCTATTATTCAGCATCAGAAAACCGACGAATCATCGGCGCATTACCCATTGAATATCAAGGTGGTTTCGGCCCCGGCATCAGGACATTGGTCCTCTGCTTATATAATGACTCCAACATGAGTCAGCCTAAAATCCATAGCTTGTTGCAGACAGTCGGTGTTGAAATCTCACCAGCAACAATTTCTCGCATAATAACAGACGATGTTACCTGTTTTCACGACGAAAAATCTGAAATTGTCTCGGCTGGTCTTCAAGCAACGAATTATCAGAATGCTGATGATACCAGTGCTCGTGTCAATGGCGCCAATTTCTACAACCATGTACTCTGCAGCCCCTATTATACAGCATATTTTACCAGAGCGAAGAAGAATCGCCTGACTCTGCTGGAAATATTCAGTGAAGGCGAATTGACCTTCCAGCTAAACTCGCAAACCATTGAACTGTTAAGTGACTTTAACCTGTCTGAAAAACAGCGGCAACGTCTGACACCATTTTTAAGTGAACGCATAATGGAGCGTTCTGAAATGGATGCTTTGTTGAGTAGGTTGTTTCCTGACCCTGGCAAACAGAAAACGAATCGTCAACGCATTTTGGAAGCCTGTGCTGTGACAGCGTTTCGTCATCAGGGCCGCCCGTTTCCGATCCTTATCTGTGATGATGCCCCTCAGTTTAAGGGGATCACCGAACATCTTGGTCTATGCTGGGTCCACGAAGGCAGGCATTACAAGAAACTGCAGCCGTTCATGGAAAATAATCGCGAGAAACTGGCAAAAGTGCTCAGTGACTTTTGGGATTATTACCATTGCCTGCGGAGCTATAAAGAGGCTCCCTCCAAGGCTGAAGCTGAACGTCTTTCCGAGCAGTTCGACACCTTATTCCTGCAAACAACAGGCTATGATCAGCTAGATGACCGTTTACGGAAAACATGGGCCAAGAAGGATAATCTTCTGCTTGTCCTGCAATATCCGCACATTCCTTTGCATAATAATTCTGCGGAACTTGGTGCCAGAGTTCAGGCACGAAAACGGGATGTCAGTTTCCAGACGAAAAACGAAAAAGGGACTCAAGCAAAAGACACCATGATGACTGTGGTCGAAACTGCAAAAAAAATGTCGGTCAATGTGTTTGAATACATCCATGACCGTATCAGCAAAAAGTACGAAATGCCCTCCTTGGCATCCATCATTTCATCTCAATCTCAGCATACTGCTTCCGACCCCGCCTGA